Within the Marinobacter sp. SS13-12 genome, the region CAACCGATACCTCGGATGTGGTCGAGGGGGTCGTTATGACCCGGGTGCCGGCATCCGATTCACCAGCGGCGCCGTAGTTCGGGTATCCACTGAATGCGAACAGCAGCACCATTGCTGCCAAGGCCAGAACCGTCGGCCGGTAATGATTATTGAGCTCCTTCAAAATCAAGCTGTCTCCATGCTTCATAGACCACCAGAGCAACCGTATTGGACAGGTTGAGGCTGCGACTTTCCGGGCGCATCGGGACTCTCAGGCAGTGCGCTTGCGTTAGTGCCTGGCGAATGTCTGCTGGCAGCCCCCGGGTTTCAGGGCCGAACATCAGGTAATCACCGCTCTGGTAGGTCACTTCATGATATCCACGGGAGCCCTTGGTGGTCAGCCCGAACAGCCGTGAAGGCCGTTCGCTGTCCAGAAAGGTCGTGAAGTCGGGGTGAACCGTGACCGTTGCATACTCACTATAATCCAGGCCAGCGCGCCGCATCTGCTTGTCTTCCAGGGTAAACCCCAGGGGTTCAATCAGATGCAGCCGGCAGCCGGTATTGGCGCAGAGCCTGATGATATTGCCGGTATTCGGCGGTATCTCGGGCTCAAACAACACCACATTCAGCATTGCGTGATCAGCGCTCCACGGCCAGGGCAACGCCCATACCGCCGCCAATACACAGGGTCGCCAGGCCCTTCTTTGCATCCCGTCGAGCCATTTCGTGCAGCAGGCTGACCAGGATCCGGCAACCGGAAGCCCCGATCGGGTGGCCCAGCGCGATGGCGCCACCGTTCACGTTGACCTTTGCTGTGTCCCAGCCAAGATCCCGGTTAACGGAAATGGCCTGTGCCGCAAATGCCTCGTTGGCTTCGACAAGGTCCAGGTCGTCTACCGACCAGCCCGCCAGTTTCAGGCAGCGCTGGCTGGCGGGAATCGGGCCGGTGCCCATAATAGTGGGGTCAACCCCCGCATTGGCGTGGGCCCTGATGGTCGCCAGTGGCGTAAGCCCCAGCTCTCTTGCCTTGTCAGCACTGCAAACAATCACTGCGGCGGCGCCGTCGTTAAGGGAAGACGCATTTCCGGCGGTGACGGTTCCATCCTTCCTGAACGCGGGCCGTAGTTTTCCCAGGCTTTCAGCGGTAACGCCCGCACGGGGACTCTCGTCCTTGTCCACAATCAGCGGGTCGCCCTTGCGCTGGGGAATGGTGACAGGAACAATCTGGCTGTCGAAATAACCGGCATCCCTTGCGGCAGAGGCTTTTTGCTGGGAGGCCGCGGCAAACTCGTCCTGCTCTTCGCGGCTGATGCCGTATTTTTCCACGATGTTTTCCGCGGTCACACCCATGTGATAGTCATTGAAGGCGTCCCACAAGCCGTCGGAAATCATGGTGTCCACCATGTTCCAGTTACCCATACGCTGGCCATTGCGGCTGTTGGGAAGCACGTGGGGAGCCTGGCTCATGCTTTCCTGGCCACCTGCGATCATCAGCTCGGCGTCGCCACAGCGGATGGCCTGAACCGCCATATGTACAGCCTTGAGGCCGGAGCCGCACACTTTGTTGATCGTCATGGCTGGCACCGAGGCGGGAATGCCTGCATTGATGGAAGCCTGGCGTGCCGGGTTCTGGCCGCAGCCGGCTGTCAGCACCTGGCCCAGCACCACTTCGTTGACCTGGTCGGCGGCAACGCCGGACTCTTCCAGCAGGGCCTTGATAACGGCGCTGCCGAGCTGGTCGGCGCGAAGGCTGGAAAGCCCGCCGCCAAAGCTGCCGACGGCGGTACGTTTGGCAGCTACGATAACAACATCACGCATGGGTTCTCTCCGGTTCTCAGGCAGGATTAAAAAGCTGCACGCATTGTATCGGAAAGCCGGAGTGGGCCAAAGCGAGCAAGTGTAACCTGCCTACATATTAAGGCTACGGCCGCCATCCACCGCCAGAATCTGGCCGGTCACAAAAGGTGCATCACACAGGAGAAAGGCAATGGCGCCGGCGATGTCGTCCGGTGAACCTGTGCGGGCCAGGGGTGTTTTGGCCAGAATACCCTGCTGATAGTTTTCATCGATGGCAGCCTCACCTTCTGGCCAGAGGATGGCACCCGGGGAAACGCCATTCACCCGTACTTCCGGTGCCAGGTCTTTCGCCCAGGACAGGGTCAGTGATGCCAGGCCGGATTTACTGGCGCAGTACAGCGGATGGTTAGCCAGCGGGCGCTGGCTGTAGATATCGATCATGTTAACGATGGCACCCCGGCATTCTTTCAGGGCGGGCAGGCAGGCCTGACCCAGGAAAAAGGGCGCGCGCAGGTTGGTGTTCATGACGGTGTCCCAGTCGTCGGCATCGGCCTCCGGGGTAGGGTTGGGGTAGAACACCGAGGCGTTATTCACCAGGCCATCAAGTCGCCCCCAGGCAGCGACTGCTTTGTTTGCCAGATGGTCAATATCGCCAGGGTGGGCGAGATCCGCCTGGATGACGACAGCCGAGTCGGGTCTGATTTCGTTCAGTTCGTCGCGAAGCCTGTTGGCTTTTGCTTCCCGCGAGCGGTAATGGATCACCAGGTTCCAGCCGCGCTGGTGGAGGTGCCTGGCGGAGTGTGCGCCCAGGCGGTGCGCCGCTCCGGTGATAAGCACGACGGGTGTCGGTGATGCCATGGTGTGTCTCACTGTGTCGGTCGGATTTCAGGTTAGAGCTCGGAAATACGCCGCAACCGCTCGTTTCGGATTGCCCGGCCCAGGTCTTTTCCCCGGTAACCCTGCGCCATCAAGTCCTTTGCCTGAACACCTGTGGCGGCGTGCTGTGCCGATTCCAGCCAGCCCAGTTTGTTCTGCTCGGTGTCGGGCAGGGCGCAGTTCAGTGTCTGTAGCAGTTCGGCAAACCGGTCAGCACGGCGCCAGACATCGGCCTCATCCAGCGCCTCAAGCAGAGATTCTGCCCGGTAGCTGGTCATGGCGTAGATCTGTGGCAGCAGGCTGGTGGTGAGGCGGGCCAGGTCCTGGCAGTCATTCGGGGCTTTCAGTTGCGCAGCCCGGTTGCGGGCCTCAACTGGTGTCAGTGGCGACATCAGCGCAGCGAAGCGGGGGCTGGTTTCAGCTTCGCTGTTGTGTACACAACGCAGGGCAGATAGTGCGACTGAGAAGGCATCGTCCCGGTCCAGTTCCGGAACAATGGTTGCCAGCGCACCGCAATCCCGGAGTACTTCGAAGAAGGTGCCGGGTTCGTTTTCATGCAGTGCCCGCTGGATTTCCTGCCAGACCCGTTCCGGCACCAGGTGTTCAACTTCCCCGTCTTTCACCATCTGCTGCATCAGTGCCATAGTGGGTTCCGCCACGGTGAATCCCAGGGGCTGCAGCCGGGCCGCGAATCGTGCGGTGCGCAGAATTCGCAAGGGGTCTTCAGCAAAGGCTTCGGACACGTGGCGCAGGCTGCGCGCCTGGACGTCCTCACGGCCCCCGAAAGGGTCTATCAGTTCGCCTGCGGTGGACTTTGCCATGGCATTGATGGTCAGGTCCCGGCGCCTGAGGTCATCTTCCAGGGTGACGTCCGGAGCACTGTAGACGGTAAACCCGTGATAGCCATGGCCCTGTTTCCGCTCGGTTCGTGCCAGTGCGTATTCTTCCCGGGTATCCGGGTGCAGGAACACCGGAAAATCAGCGCCCACCTGTTTGAAGCCCTTTTGGAGCATCTCGTCTGGCGTCGCGCCGGTGACTACCCAGTCCCGGTCTTTTACCGGCAGGCCAAGAAGTTCGTCACGTACTGCGCCGCCAACCAGGTAGGTTTTCATGAATCGGGTATTGCTCCTTTCGGGATGCTGGTCGGGGGATTATCAGGGTAACGCTCTGTGCTGGCAAACCGGCAGGCCACAAAAAAGCCCGGCACGGAGCCGGGCTTCAGGGGGATTGTTATCCGGACTGGATCAGAATGCGGCGCCAAGCTCAATCGCAGCGCCAAGGTCCGCATCGCTGACCAGCGCGCCGATGTCTAGACGGGCACCGAACGGGGAAAGGCCAATGCCGGCAGTGAACTGGGTGTCTTCCTCAATACCGTCGTTGTCGTCGTTGCTGGCCAGGTTCTGGCGCACGCCGACGCGAAGCTGGGCGTAACGGAAGGCGTCGAATTCAGCGCCGAGGGCAAGCCACTGGGTGTCATCCTCGTAGCCAAACGCTTCCTTCTTGGTCAGGTCCATTTCCGCAGTGATCACGTGAAAGTCGCCTTTATGAGCGATACCGGCAGTCACCATGGGATTCAGCTCCAGGGTGCGCTCTTCTTCAGTAGGGCGGTTCGCTGCGGAATCCAGCTCCATGGGGATCAGGTTCTTGACCACAACTCCTGCGTTCCACTGGTTGCGGGAGCCGAAGGCGTAGGCGGCACCGACATCGAGGTTGAAGCCGCTTTTGTCGGTTTCGTTCTCGTCGCTGTCGAAGTCATCGTCTTCGAAGCCGGATACTGTCTGGGTGTATTGATAGGTGCGTAACTGAACGTATTTTGGCGAAACCCCGATTTGCAGCTGAGAGTCATTCTGCAGGTCAATCGAGGTGGCGAGAGAAATGCCAATCTCCGTAACGGCGGAGGCCAGGACGCTACCCCGGGATTGCAGGTCACGGTCCAGATCAGCAGCCAGCAGTTCTGCCTCCGTTCCTGTCTCCAGAATCTCCAGGTATTGATCATCGCGCTCGTCAAATTCACCACGTACGGTGGCCCGCAGGTTGCCGTTGGTGAAGAAGCCGACGGAGATGGAATCTGTCGGTACCGCCAGAGCTATACCCAGGCCGGCATCGATCCTGACCGTGTCACGATCGAACTCGTTCAGTTGTTGTCTAAGGTCGCCGGCTGTCTGCCTGGCTTCTGCCTCGCTGGAGCTCTTGTCCAACTCCTGGAACCGGTCAATGGTGTCCTGAATATCATCGATCTGGTCAACCGTTTCTTCCTCGTCGGCAACGCGGGCGTTGATGGAGGGAAGAATGAGGCCAAAATCGTCAGACCAGTCGTGGTGCTCTGCCGCCATCATCGCCGGGTTGGAAGCGCCTGCCGCCGCCGGGTGAGCGATAGCGACACCCGTTCCGCCCATGGCAAAGGAGCGTGCGGACATGAATGCTTGCGGGCTGGCCATGGCAGAGGTGGTGGCGATGGAAAGGCCGATGGCCAGGGAGAGCTTGGTCAGACGGTTTTCGGTCATGGTGGATCCTGATGATGCATTTATAGTGTCGGTTTAAACATTACGCGATGTTCAGACTAATTCAGTTTATTTGGTGACACACCGGTGATGCGGTAACGGTTTGTTTTCCTAATGTAAATGGCGGTGG harbors:
- the trmL gene encoding tRNA (uridine(34)/cytosine(34)/5-carboxymethylaminomethyluridine(34)-2'-O)-methyltransferase TrmL, with protein sequence MLNVVLFEPEIPPNTGNIIRLCANTGCRLHLIEPLGFTLEDKQMRRAGLDYSEYATVTVHPDFTTFLDSERPSRLFGLTTKGSRGYHEVTYQSGDYLMFGPETRGLPADIRQALTQAHCLRVPMRPESRSLNLSNTVALVVYEAWRQLDFEGAQ
- a CDS encoding acetyl-CoA C-acetyltransferase, whose protein sequence is MRDVVIVAAKRTAVGSFGGGLSSLRADQLGSAVIKALLEESGVAADQVNEVVLGQVLTAGCGQNPARQASINAGIPASVPAMTINKVCGSGLKAVHMAVQAIRCGDAELMIAGGQESMSQAPHVLPNSRNGQRMGNWNMVDTMISDGLWDAFNDYHMGVTAENIVEKYGISREEQDEFAAASQQKASAARDAGYFDSQIVPVTIPQRKGDPLIVDKDESPRAGVTAESLGKLRPAFRKDGTVTAGNASSLNDGAAAVIVCSADKARELGLTPLATIRAHANAGVDPTIMGTGPIPASQRCLKLAGWSVDDLDLVEANEAFAAQAISVNRDLGWDTAKVNVNGGAIALGHPIGASGCRILVSLLHEMARRDAKKGLATLCIGGGMGVALAVER
- a CDS encoding pteridine reductase; protein product: MASPTPVVLITGAAHRLGAHSARHLHQRGWNLVIHYRSREAKANRLRDELNEIRPDSAVVIQADLAHPGDIDHLANKAVAAWGRLDGLVNNASVFYPNPTPEADADDWDTVMNTNLRAPFFLGQACLPALKECRGAIVNMIDIYSQRPLANHPLYCASKSGLASLTLSWAKDLAPEVRVNGVSPGAILWPEGEAAIDENYQQGILAKTPLARTGSPDDIAGAIAFLLCDAPFVTGQILAVDGGRSLNM
- a CDS encoding multifunctional CCA tRNA nucleotidyl transferase/2'3'-cyclic phosphodiesterase/2'nucleotidase/phosphatase codes for the protein MKTYLVGGAVRDELLGLPVKDRDWVVTGATPDEMLQKGFKQVGADFPVFLHPDTREEYALARTERKQGHGYHGFTVYSAPDVTLEDDLRRRDLTINAMAKSTAGELIDPFGGREDVQARSLRHVSEAFAEDPLRILRTARFAARLQPLGFTVAEPTMALMQQMVKDGEVEHLVPERVWQEIQRALHENEPGTFFEVLRDCGALATIVPELDRDDAFSVALSALRCVHNSEAETSPRFAALMSPLTPVEARNRAAQLKAPNDCQDLARLTTSLLPQIYAMTSYRAESLLEALDEADVWRRADRFAELLQTLNCALPDTEQNKLGWLESAQHAATGVQAKDLMAQGYRGKDLGRAIRNERLRRISEL
- the traF gene encoding conjugal transfer protein TraF; amino-acid sequence: MTENRLTKLSLAIGLSIATTSAMASPQAFMSARSFAMGGTGVAIAHPAAAGASNPAMMAAEHHDWSDDFGLILPSINARVADEEETVDQIDDIQDTIDRFQELDKSSSEAEARQTAGDLRQQLNEFDRDTVRIDAGLGIALAVPTDSISVGFFTNGNLRATVRGEFDERDDQYLEILETGTEAELLAADLDRDLQSRGSVLASAVTEIGISLATSIDLQNDSQLQIGVSPKYVQLRTYQYTQTVSGFEDDDFDSDENETDKSGFNLDVGAAYAFGSRNQWNAGVVVKNLIPMELDSAANRPTEEERTLELNPMVTAGIAHKGDFHVITAEMDLTKKEAFGYEDDTQWLALGAEFDAFRYAQLRVGVRQNLASNDDNDGIEEDTQFTAGIGLSPFGARLDIGALVSDADLGAAIELGAAF